The following proteins are encoded in a genomic region of Desulfosporosinus youngiae DSM 17734:
- a CDS encoding acetyltransferase produces the protein MGKLLILGAGGHGKVVAECALSLGIYTTIAFLDDDEKVIEESILGSCPVIGTFSDAGSFVHKFSEAFVALGNNRSRVRLITYLREIGYKIPCLIHPAAYVSKSAHIEIGTVIMAGAVVNADAHIGVGGIINTGASVDHDCVLGVGVHLSPGARLGGTVTVGDYTWICMGANVVNNVHVGKGSVAAAGATVIRDVGDNLLVAKVPARELKKTDLKR, from the coding sequence TTGGGCAAACTTCTTATTTTGGGTGCTGGTGGACATGGCAAGGTAGTTGCAGAGTGTGCCTTGTCATTAGGAATATATACGACAATTGCATTTTTAGATGATGATGAAAAAGTTATTGAGGAATCCATCCTAGGGTCATGTCCAGTTATTGGAACATTTAGTGATGCTGGTAGTTTTGTTCATAAGTTTTCTGAAGCATTTGTGGCTCTTGGGAACAATCGGTCAAGAGTTAGGCTTATAACCTATCTTAGGGAGATAGGTTATAAGATACCCTGTTTAATTCACCCTGCTGCGTATGTTAGCAAATCTGCTCATATTGAAATTGGGACGGTCATAATGGCGGGAGCTGTTGTTAATGCAGATGCACATATTGGGGTGGGTGGAATCATTAACACGGGTGCGTCTGTTGATCACGACTGCGTGCTCGGTGTAGGTGTTCACTTATCACCTGGAGCGCGGTTAGGTGGGACTGTGACTGTTGGGGACTATACTTGGATTTGTATGGGCGCTAATGTTGTGAATAATGTTCATGTAGGGAAAGGAAGCGTTGCTGCAGCAGGGGCTACTGTGATTAGAGATGTTGGTGATAATTTGCTTGTTGCGAAGGTGCCTGCTAGGGAATTGAAAAAGACCGACCTAAAGAGATAG
- a CDS encoding glycosyltransferase family 2 protein, with the protein MGLLLKTLFYSSGFIIVWAMVGYPLSLKLIDRLYKGEQLKKDYSIQPTVTVMVVAHNEEKVILEKMNNILELDYPQEKIEFLVSSDNSTDRTNEIVTKFIKEHNERRIRLFEVILRKGKTNAQNEAQKTVTTEYLVMTDANAMMDKNSIKELMAAFTSNNIAYVTGRLSIVNQYVNEVSISESRYWDNDLAAREIEGRIQTITAGNGAIYACRTSDYYDFNPIQCHDSAMPLFYALQGKRAICNHDAIAYEKAGEVIKDEFNRKVRMSRIILKHILPDINILNIFKYRWFSYFYFGHRTCRYLLWLSHLIVFVTNVFLIKESWLYAVTFTAQVLFYLLGIIRGVTKANNKQLTMIYYYCMTIAAQWVGVYNTLTERTKPFWEKAESTR; encoded by the coding sequence ATGGGTCTACTATTAAAAACTCTTTTTTACTCAAGCGGCTTTATTATAGTGTGGGCAATGGTAGGATACCCATTATCACTGAAGCTGATTGATAGATTATATAAAGGGGAGCAACTGAAAAAAGATTATTCAATTCAGCCGACCGTAACGGTTATGGTTGTAGCCCATAATGAAGAGAAAGTTATTCTGGAAAAGATGAACAACATTCTAGAACTAGATTACCCGCAGGAAAAAATTGAGTTTTTGGTTTCTTCCGATAATAGCACTGATAGGACAAATGAAATTGTAACGAAGTTTATAAAAGAACATAACGAAAGGAGAATCAGATTATTTGAAGTTATATTACGTAAAGGTAAAACAAATGCTCAGAATGAAGCCCAAAAGACAGTTACTACCGAGTATCTGGTTATGACAGACGCTAACGCAATGATGGACAAGAATTCAATTAAGGAATTAATGGCAGCATTCACTTCAAATAATATCGCCTATGTGACAGGGAGATTATCAATTGTTAATCAATATGTAAATGAGGTCAGCATTTCAGAGTCGAGGTATTGGGATAACGATCTTGCAGCCCGGGAAATTGAAGGAAGAATACAGACCATCACAGCAGGAAATGGTGCAATCTATGCATGCAGGACAAGTGATTATTATGACTTTAATCCAATTCAGTGCCATGACAGTGCTATGCCGTTGTTTTACGCGTTACAAGGTAAACGAGCGATTTGTAACCATGATGCTATAGCCTATGAAAAAGCCGGTGAGGTAATCAAGGATGAATTTAACCGAAAGGTCAGAATGAGTCGAATCATACTTAAACACATATTGCCGGATATAAACATCCTTAATATTTTTAAGTATAGATGGTTTTCGTATTTTTACTTCGGCCACAGAACATGTAGGTATCTATTATGGCTTTCCCACTTGATAGTATTCGTGACGAATGTATTCTTAATTAAAGAGTCCTGGTTATATGCTGTAACTTTTACCGCACAAGTACTGTTCTACCTTTTAGGGATTATTAGAGGGGTTACAAAAGCCAATAATAAACAGCTGACCATGATTTACTACTACTGTATGACGATAGCAGCCCAATGGGTAGGTGTGTATAACACTTTGACTGAAAGGACTAAGCCATTCTGGGAAAAAGCAGAAAGTACTAGATAG